The Epilithonimonas zeae genome contains the following window.
ATTTTCATCACTGGCGCATCATCAGGATTAGGTAAAGCGACAGCCAAATTATTTCAGTCAAAAGATTGGAACGTCATCGCAACAATGAGAAATCCTGAAAAAGAAACCGAACTTTCTCAATTGGAAAATGTAACCCTGCTTCCATTGGATGTTACGAACTTGGAGCAGATTCAGGAAACGGTAAAAAAGGCAATTGAACATCATACAATTGATGTGGTTTTCAACAACGCAGGTTATGGTTTGATTGGCGCTTTGGAAGCTTTGACCGACGAACAAATCGTAAAACAATTAGACACCAATTTACTTGGAGTAATTCGTGTGACGCAGGCTTTCATTCCTTATTTCAGAAAAAATAGAAACGGATTATTTATCACAACGACTTCGATTGGCGGACTTCTGACTTTCCCTCTGGATTCGCTTTATCACGCTACAAAATGGGCTTTGGAAGGCTGGAGCGAGAGTATGTCTTTTGAATTGGCTTTGCATAATGTTGGCATCAAAACCATTGCGCCGGGCGGAATTAAAACTAATTTTGCAGGAGAATCATTAGCTGTTGCCAATCATCCGGCTTATGAAAACGGAATGCAGAAATTATTTGAACTGATGAATCCTGAGAACTTCGAACCGGTAGAATGGATTGCGGATGTGGTTTATGAAGCGGCGACAGACGGGAAAAATAAGTTACGATATGTAACTGGAGAATTTGCGAACCAGTTGTACAATCGTCGTTTGGAAATCGGTTCCGAAGCTGCAGTTCAGGAAATGAAACAGATGGTTTTTGGAAGTTTACTCAACTAAAAAATTAAGAAATGAATAATCCAATAAAAGTAAATTCTATATCACAGCTTCACGAGATGTTGAATTTTGCTAAGCCTGTTCACCCTTTGATCAGTATCAATGACAATGCTAATATGGTTGTTGATGAAAATCTTCTGAACCAGCATTTTTTGTTCAATTTCTACAAGATTTCATACAAAAAAACACTGAAAGGTAAAATTGGTTATGGCCAAGGTTATTATGATTTTGATGAAGGCGGAATGGTTTTTACCGCTCCCAACCAACTGATTTCCACAACGTCGGATGATATGGAATATGAAGGTTTGACAATGCTCATTCATCCCGATTTTCTGAGGAATTATTCCTTGGGAACGCGAATCAAAAGCTTGGGATTCTTTTCTTACGCTGCGAATGAAGCTTTGTTTTTATCGGACAAAGAAAAACAGACGATTTTTTCAGTTTTTGATAATATTAAAGAAGAACTGAATAACACGATTGATGATTTCAGTCAGGATGTCATTATTTCTCATATCGAGGTTTTGCTCAATTACAGCAATCGTTTTTATAAACGACAATTCATCACCAGAAAAGCGGTGAACAATGATTTGCTTTCGAAAATCGAAGAACTTTTAAATGTTTATTTCGAAAAAGAACAAGGTTTGAATAAAGGTTTGCCAACTGTAGATTATTTGGCAACGGAACTCAGCCTTTCGTCAAGATATTTAAGCGATATGCTTCGGTCTTTGACGGGACAAAATGCACAGCAACTCATCCACGAAAAATTGATTGAAAAAGCCAAAGATTATCTCACAACAACACAGCTTTCTGTTGCAGAAATAGCTTATCAGCTGGGTTTTGAGCATCCGCAGTCTTTCAATAAGTTATTTAAAAATAAGACCAATCAGACGCCTGTACAATTTAAACAAGGCTTTTATCATAATTAAATTTAAAAATGAATATAGAAACCTTTATCAAAGATTGGATTGCCGTTGGCAACACTTATGACACTGAAAAATATCTTGAATTTTATCACGAAAAAGCAGTTTTAGACGACCCATCAGTAGGAAGGAAATTTATCGGTCACAGCGGAATTAAAGATTATTTCGTAAGTTATTTTATCGGATATCAAACTCAGACTGAATTGAGGAAATTAGATATTAAAGAAAATTCCGCTTACTTGGAAGTAGAATTTACGGGCGATTTTCCGGAAGGTAGAATAGGAGGGAGCTTTGATTTTATTTTTAAAAATGATAAGATTGAGTTTGTGAAAGCGGATTTGATTTAAAAAAAAACAAAAAATATGGCAACAAATAATTTTGATGAAATCATCAATCGCTCATTGGAATTAAGAAAGAAATATCACGAATTAGAAATCCAGCATCACGGCAGCGAATGGACGGTGGAAGAAGATGCATTGGCATATTTGACGGACGCTGGTTTAGTAGGAAGAAATATTATGTCGCAACAAAATCGCTGGCCAAAAACCAACAGCGAATCTGAGTTGGAGCATAAAATCGGAGAAAATATCTGGTGGCTGATTGTATTGGCCGAGCGTTCCAACATTGATATTAAAAACGCGATGGAAAATTTTTTAACCAAAACTGAAAAATTGATTGGATAAGCTCTTGCAAGCGGATTTGATTAATAATAGTAACTCTTTCTTAGTTTAAATTAATAAGTTTTTAATTATTGAATTATTGCTTATTCGATTTTTCCGAACCCATTTCAGCTTTCACTTTTTCACGATGCTGAATTCCCCAGCGTGTCATTGCACCAACCAGTTCTTCTAAAGTCTGGCTGTAAGGAAGCAATTCATATTCAATCGTTACTGGATAACCGTTTTCCACTTTTTTGATGATAAAACCATTCAGTTCCAAATCTTTCAGTTCACTCGAAAGGACTCTTGCAGAAATTCCGGTGACTTGTTTCTGAATTTCTGTAAATCGCTTATTTCCCCTTGCCATCGCAA
Protein-coding sequences here:
- a CDS encoding SDR family oxidoreductase, which codes for MQKTIFITGASSGLGKATAKLFQSKDWNVIATMRNPEKETELSQLENVTLLPLDVTNLEQIQETVKKAIEHHTIDVVFNNAGYGLIGALEALTDEQIVKQLDTNLLGVIRVTQAFIPYFRKNRNGLFITTTSIGGLLTFPLDSLYHATKWALEGWSESMSFELALHNVGIKTIAPGGIKTNFAGESLAVANHPAYENGMQKLFELMNPENFEPVEWIADVVYEAATDGKNKLRYVTGEFANQLYNRRLEIGSEAAVQEMKQMVFGSLLN
- a CDS encoding helix-turn-helix domain-containing protein; translated protein: MNNPIKVNSISQLHEMLNFAKPVHPLISINDNANMVVDENLLNQHFLFNFYKISYKKTLKGKIGYGQGYYDFDEGGMVFTAPNQLISTTSDDMEYEGLTMLIHPDFLRNYSLGTRIKSLGFFSYAANEALFLSDKEKQTIFSVFDNIKEELNNTIDDFSQDVIISHIEVLLNYSNRFYKRQFITRKAVNNDLLSKIEELLNVYFEKEQGLNKGLPTVDYLATELSLSSRYLSDMLRSLTGQNAQQLIHEKLIEKAKDYLTTTQLSVAEIAYQLGFEHPQSFNKLFKNKTNQTPVQFKQGFYHN
- a CDS encoding nuclear transport factor 2 family protein yields the protein MNIETFIKDWIAVGNTYDTEKYLEFYHEKAVLDDPSVGRKFIGHSGIKDYFVSYFIGYQTQTELRKLDIKENSAYLEVEFTGDFPEGRIGGSFDFIFKNDKIEFVKADLI
- a CDS encoding MazG-like protein, which produces MATNNFDEIINRSLELRKKYHELEIQHHGSEWTVEEDALAYLTDAGLVGRNIMSQQNRWPKTNSESELEHKIGENIWWLIVLAERSNIDIKNAMENFLTKTEKLIG
- a CDS encoding winged helix-turn-helix transcriptional regulator; the protein is MKESTQNQTDNKAFTEECHTVLTAVSDALYVIGGKWKLMIIIAMARGNKRFTEIQKQVTGISARVLSSELKDLELNGFIIKKVENGYPVTIEYELLPYSQTLEELVGAMTRWGIQHREKVKAEMGSEKSNKQ